One stretch of Thermanaerosceptrum fracticalcis DNA includes these proteins:
- a CDS encoding branched-chain amino acid ABC transporter permease, which translates to MLLQTLVTGLAIGGIYALMAVGYSLVFSILNFSNFAYGAIIMLGSYIGYFSLVKFGVPFPVALVLTMAGASLLSFFNERIAYSSLRKRRAPSLYFMISAMGTSIFLENMVYATIGSSFMAYPEIFKQQSIRILGSSIGLLDLFAIIFSFVSIYVLHYFINNSRTGIAIRAASYDSMITQINGVNLSRLIGLVFVLAGALAGISGIFLGMKYMAYPTMGWITNKAYIAAVIGGLGSLPGAVVGGIILGILESLVSVYIASTFRDVFSFSLLIILLLFMPAGLFGKYLEEKV; encoded by the coding sequence ATGCTCTTACAAACTCTTGTCACAGGCCTGGCCATCGGTGGTATCTATGCCCTGATGGCAGTAGGATACTCCCTGGTTTTCAGTATTCTCAATTTTAGTAATTTTGCTTATGGTGCTATTATCATGCTGGGTTCTTATATCGGTTATTTCAGCCTGGTCAAGTTTGGGGTTCCTTTTCCGGTAGCCCTTGTTTTAACCATGGCCGGGGCAAGCCTTTTAAGTTTTTTTAATGAACGCATTGCCTACAGTTCCCTACGGAAAAGAAGGGCGCCTTCCCTGTATTTTATGATTAGTGCCATGGGTACCTCCATTTTCCTGGAAAACATGGTTTATGCCACCATCGGTTCCAGTTTTATGGCCTATCCGGAAATATTCAAACAGCAAAGCATAAGAATTCTGGGGTCCTCTATCGGTCTATTAGATCTTTTTGCCATTATCTTTTCCTTTGTTTCCATCTATGTTCTTCATTACTTTATTAACAATTCCCGGACAGGGATTGCCATACGGGCAGCTTCTTATGATTCCATGATTACCCAGATTAACGGAGTTAACTTAAGCCGGCTCATTGGCCTGGTTTTTGTACTGGCGGGAGCTCTGGCCGGTATTTCCGGAATTTTTTTAGGTATGAAATATATGGCCTATCCAACCATGGGGTGGATTACCAATAAGGCCTATATCGCTGCTGTTATCGGTGGTCTGGGCAGTTTGCCCGGAGCCGTTGTAGGCGGTATTATCCTGGGAATTTTGGAATCTTTGGTGTCCGTTTATATCGCTTCCACTTTTAGGGATGTTTTCAGTTTCTCCCTTTTAATCATTCTCCTTCTTTTCATGCCTGCCGGTCTTTTTGGCAAGTATTTGGAAGAGAAAGTCTAG
- a CDS encoding ABC transporter substrate-binding protein, whose amino-acid sequence MKKKLLVLSLILIFALAVVGCGQKAPQTIKIGHAVALTGGSSMWGQAEKNALDMEIAKINEKGGVLGKKIELVAYDTKADQTEAVNVTKRMIGDKVVAIIGPGQSGVAIAMTSVTEPAGIPFLATTATNPKVTVDEKSGKVRKTAFRTCFIDPFQGKVAAQFALKELQAKKAAVLFDIGSDYSQGLKQFFVEAFKKGGGEIVAEEAFRSEELDYRAILGKIKEKQPDVLFIPTMQKEAAMAMKQARDLGMTDVKFLGGDGWASPDLITLGGSATEGAYYVNLASLEDPGIQEWIKAYKEKYKMDPVMPNPVMAVDGLLAVVEAIKRANSTEPAKIIAELEKMKDVPVLTGKLTIDPNTHNPLNKPAVIEKIKDGKFVFHARFVTTD is encoded by the coding sequence TTGAAGAAAAAACTATTGGTTCTTAGTCTAATTCTGATTTTTGCACTTGCTGTGGTAGGCTGTGGCCAGAAGGCCCCCCAAACCATTAAAATCGGCCATGCCGTGGCCTTAACGGGTGGTTCCTCCATGTGGGGGCAAGCGGAAAAGAACGCTCTGGACATGGAAATTGCTAAAATTAATGAAAAAGGCGGTGTCCTTGGCAAGAAGATTGAACTTGTTGCCTATGATACAAAAGCAGATCAGACTGAAGCGGTGAACGTGACCAAGCGTATGATTGGTGACAAAGTTGTAGCTATCATTGGACCTGGTCAGAGTGGTGTAGCTATCGCTATGACCTCTGTCACTGAACCTGCCGGTATACCGTTCCTGGCAACCACTGCTACTAACCCCAAAGTAACCGTAGATGAGAAATCAGGCAAAGTTAGAAAAACTGCTTTCAGAACCTGCTTTATCGACCCCTTCCAGGGTAAAGTAGCTGCCCAGTTTGCTCTGAAAGAACTTCAGGCTAAGAAAGCAGCTGTGCTCTTTGATATCGGTTCTGATTATTCTCAAGGTTTGAAACAGTTCTTTGTAGAGGCATTTAAAAAGGGCGGCGGAGAGATCGTCGCTGAAGAAGCTTTCCGTTCCGAGGAACTTGATTACAGAGCTATCTTAGGAAAAATTAAAGAAAAGCAGCCTGATGTACTTTTCATTCCTACCATGCAGAAAGAAGCGGCCATGGCTATGAAACAGGCTCGTGACTTAGGTATGACCGATGTTAAATTCTTAGGTGGCGACGGTTGGGCCAGTCCTGATCTTATCACTTTAGGAGGATCAGCTACGGAGGGTGCTTACTACGTTAACCTTGCCAGTCTGGAAGATCCGGGTATTCAGGAGTGGATTAAGGCCTATAAAGAAAAATACAAGATGGATCCTGTAATGCCTAATCCTGTTATGGCTGTTGACGGTCTCCTGGCAGTGGTGGAAGCCATTAAAAGGGCTAATAGCACCGAACCTGCCAAGATTATTGCCGAATTGGAAAAGATGAAGGACGTACCTGTACTGACCGGTAAATTAACCATTGATCCCAATACCCATAACCCCTTGAATAAGCCCGCAGTTATTGAAAAAATTAAAGATGGCAAGTTTGTCTTCCACGCCCGGTTTGTAACGACTGACTAA
- a CDS encoding DMT family transporter, with amino-acid sequence MKHSFAGAIYICAAAFLWSTSGLFIKKVPVDPLFITAARSAIAGMILLPFLRTQKIEFSKPLLGYILAFAWMVSSFVTANKLTSAANVIALQYTSPLYLFIYTILTGKEKLGWRNAVPMLFIVFGIGFFLMEPNQGSSSLGNLLALSSGIAMAAATFFLHQLRFSSGIMVVSLSNLSTALLALPFIPSLKEGLTLHWTGWLSLLYLGAVQIGLANVLFTKGLKFVSALNASILSLTEAVYNPLWVFLFLGERPSIYGLIGGIVILVAVTVNLKLRNDEEKMKAKGKIEEGGTAF; translated from the coding sequence ATGAAGCATTCATTTGCAGGGGCCATTTATATCTGCGCGGCAGCTTTTCTCTGGAGTACCAGTGGGTTATTTATCAAAAAAGTGCCTGTTGATCCTCTTTTTATTACCGCTGCCAGGTCTGCAATTGCCGGTATGATTCTTTTGCCTTTCTTAAGAACACAAAAAATTGAATTTAGTAAACCTTTATTGGGTTATATCCTAGCTTTTGCCTGGATGGTCAGTTCTTTTGTAACGGCCAATAAGTTAACATCGGCGGCTAATGTCATTGCTTTGCAGTATACATCCCCCTTATATCTGTTCATTTATACTATTCTAACGGGAAAAGAAAAACTCGGGTGGCGTAATGCTGTTCCTATGCTTTTTATCGTTTTTGGTATAGGATTTTTTCTCATGGAACCCAATCAGGGCAGCAGTTCTCTTGGCAATTTGCTTGCTTTGAGCAGCGGGATAGCTATGGCGGCAGCTACTTTTTTTCTCCACCAGCTTAGGTTCTCATCGGGTATCATGGTAGTATCCTTAAGTAATCTTTCAACGGCATTACTGGCTCTCCCCTTTATTCCATCCTTAAAAGAGGGCTTAACCCTCCATTGGACGGGATGGTTATCTTTGCTATACCTGGGTGCTGTCCAGATTGGACTGGCTAATGTGCTGTTTACCAAGGGTCTCAAGTTTGTTTCTGCTTTAAATGCTTCTATCCTTTCTTTAACAGAGGCTGTCTATAATCCTCTTTGGGTTTTTTTATTCCTGGGAGAAAGACCCTCGATTTATGGTCTCATCGGCGGTATAGTTATTCTTGTGGCTGTGACAGTAAATCTTAAGCTGCGCAATGATGAGGAAAAGATGAAAGCAAAGGGTAAAATCGAAGAAGGTGGCACTGCTTTTTGA
- a CDS encoding aspartate kinase: protein MPLLVQKYGGTSVSTPERREMVLQKIVAAKNSGNDVVVIVSAMGRRGDPYATDTFLDMLKEVGPNPDPKKKDLLASCGEIISACLVAHALDQKGYPAEAMTGFQAGIYTDGNFTNSEIINITPDRIFKALKNGKIAVIAGFQGFTEDWEITTLGRGGSDTTAIAVGGALKADLVEIYTDVPGVALTDPRLVPEAPFIRSIEFEPMYLLARAGAKVIHPRAVKTAITYNMPFAVRSTFSDDPGTIIGKVGENFGGIYGIALTKGVHIVKIRDNEMTGFWQRYALDELFYELVNREGCCFAVQGDVSSLITQGSQLSVSSECDLITLVWDQNSGISAEKISAILSGAGFTWEGFFSLPSGGTWAVPAAQTQKAVQTLFSAFNKGAALAG from the coding sequence ATGCCATTACTTGTACAAAAGTATGGTGGTACTTCGGTAAGCACGCCGGAAAGGCGGGAAATGGTATTGCAAAAAATAGTTGCTGCCAAAAACAGCGGCAATGATGTGGTGGTGATTGTCTCTGCCATGGGGAGACGGGGGGATCCCTATGCCACCGACACCTTCCTGGATATGTTAAAGGAAGTGGGACCTAATCCTGATCCCAAGAAAAAAGATCTCCTGGCCTCTTGCGGTGAGATTATTTCCGCATGTCTGGTGGCCCATGCTTTAGACCAAAAAGGTTATCCGGCAGAAGCCATGACTGGTTTTCAAGCGGGGATATATACAGATGGCAATTTCACAAATTCCGAGATTATCAATATTACACCTGACAGAATCTTTAAGGCCCTGAAAAACGGCAAAATTGCGGTAATAGCAGGTTTTCAGGGGTTCACTGAGGACTGGGAGATTACCACACTGGGCAGGGGAGGAAGCGATACCACAGCCATAGCTGTGGGTGGAGCCCTCAAGGCGGATTTGGTAGAAATTTATACCGATGTTCCCGGTGTGGCCCTTACAGATCCCCGCCTTGTGCCTGAAGCCCCCTTCATCAGAAGCATTGAATTTGAGCCTATGTATTTGTTAGCCCGGGCCGGGGCTAAAGTCATACATCCCCGCGCAGTCAAGACGGCTATCACCTATAATATGCCTTTTGCTGTCCGGTCTACTTTCAGTGATGACCCTGGCACTATTATCGGAAAAGTCGGGGAGAATTTTGGAGGTATATATGGCATAGCTTTGACCAAAGGAGTTCATATTGTTAAAATCCGTGACAATGAAATGACAGGTTTTTGGCAACGTTATGCCCTTGATGAACTGTTTTATGAGCTGGTGAATAGAGAAGGATGCTGCTTTGCTGTCCAGGGAGACGTTTCTTCCTTAATTACCCAGGGTTCACAACTTTCTGTTTCCTCTGAGTGTGACCTCATTACTTTGGTGTGGGATCAAAACTCTGGAATAAGTGCGGAAAAAATTAGTGCTATCCTATCGGGGGCAGGGTTTACCTGGGAAGGATTCTTCTCTTTGCCCTCTGGCGGGACATGGGCAGTGCCTGCGGCCCAAACCCAGAAAGCAGTACAGACTTTGTTCAGCGCTTTTAATAAAGGCGCTGCTCTGGCGGGATAA